A genomic region of Arachis hypogaea cultivar Tifrunner chromosome 5, arahy.Tifrunner.gnm2.J5K5, whole genome shotgun sequence contains the following coding sequences:
- the LOC112802213 gene encoding NADH dehydrogenase [ubiquinone] 1 beta subcomplex subunit 10-B — protein MGRKKGYVEFDESPPDDFDPENPYKDPVAFLEMREHIVREKWIQIEKAKIIREKLRWCYRIEGVNHLQKCRHLVQQYLDSTRGIGWGKDGRHPSLHGPKPEAVESE, from the coding sequence atggGAAGAAAGAAGGGGTACGTGGAGTTCGATGAGTCGCCGCCGGACGACTTCGACCCGGAGAATCCGTACAAGGATCCGGTGGCTTTCTTGGAGATGAGAGAGCACATTGTCAGAGAGAAGTGGATCCAGATCGAGAAGGCTAAGATCATCAGGGAGAAGCTGCGATGGTGCTACCGCATCGAAGGCGTTAACCACCTTCAGAAATGCCGCCACCTCGTTCAGCAGTACCTTGATTCCACCCGCGGCATTGGTTGGGGCAAGGACGGTCGCCACCCTTCTCTCCACG
- the LOC112802214 gene encoding 2-oxoisovalerate dehydrogenase subunit beta 1, mitochondrial, with translation MSRSCVQRIGRWIPWVSKRGFSSSPSSSCIQKSGSEQGLKSLNLYSAINQALHIALDTDPRSYVFGEDVSFGGVFRCTTGLADKFGKKRVFNTPLCEQGIVGFGIGLAAMGNRAIAEIQFADYIFPAFDQIVNEAAKFRYRSGNQFNCGGLTIRAPYGAVGHGGHYHSQSPEAFFCHVPGIKVVIPRSPREAKGLLLSCIRDPNPIVFFEPKWLYRLAVEEVPEDDYMLPLSEAEVVRQGSDITLVGWGAQLSVMEQACLDAEKEGISCELIDLKTLIPWDKETVEASVNKTGRLLISHEAPVTGGFGAEISASIVERCFSRLEAPVARICGLDTPFPLVFEPFYMPTKNKILDAIKSTVGY, from the exons aTGTCAAGAAGCTGTGTGCAAAGAATTGGAAGATGGATCCCTTGGGTTTCCAAGAGAGGTTTTTCTAGTTCACCTTCTTCTTCATGCATCCAAAAGAGCGGTTCTGAGCAAGGTCTCAAATCGTTGAACCTTTATTCTGCAATTAACCAAGCTCTCCACATTGCTTTGGACACTGATCCACG TTCTTATGTTTTCGGAGAAGATGTGAGTTTTGGTGGGGTCTTTCGTTGTACAACAGGATTAGCAGACAAATTTGGGAAGAAAAGGGTTTTCAATACTCCTTTATGTGAACAA GGTATCGTTGGCTTTGGCATTGGTCTAGCAGCAATG GGCAATCGAGCCATAGCAGAAATTCAGTTTGCAGATTACATTTTTCCTGCTTTTGATCAG ATTGTCAACGAAGCTGCTAAATTCAGATACCGAAGTGGGAATCAATTTAATTGTGGTG GTTTAACGATTAGAGCCCCTTATGGAGCTGTGGGCCATGGTGGGCATTACCACTCTCAATCCCCTGAGGCTTTTTTCTGTCATGTTCCTGGTATCAAA GTGGTCATCCCTCGAAGTCCCCGAGAAGCAAAAGGGTTATTGCTGTCTTGCATTCGAGATCCAAATCCTATCGTATTTTTTGAACCGAAG TGGCTATATCGTTTGGCTGTCGAAGAAGTACCAGAGGATGATTACATGTTGCCACTATCCGAGGCAGAG GTGGTTCGGCAGGGAAGTGATATTACACTTGTTGGATGGGGAGCTCAATTATCTGTAATGGAACAAGCCTGTCTAGATGCTGAAAAA GAAGGAATTTCTTGTGAACTGATAGATCTAAAGACATTAATACCTTGGGATAAGGAGACAGTGGAGGCCTCAGTTAACAAGACAGGAAGGCTACTT ATTAGTCATGAAGCTCCGGTAACCGGAGGTTTTGGTGCTGAAATCTCCGCTTCTATTGTTGAACGCTGCTTCTCGAGG TTAGAAGCCCCTGTGGCGAGAATCTGCGGTCTAGACACCCCTTTTCCTTTGGTGTTTGAGCCCTTCTACATGCCAACCAAGAATAAG ATATTAGATGCTATTAAATCAACCGTTGGCTACTGA